In one Nicotiana tomentosiformis chromosome 6, ASM39032v3, whole genome shotgun sequence genomic region, the following are encoded:
- the LOC138894353 gene encoding secreted RxLR effector protein 161-like, producing MKDCSPSVAPIVKDDKFNLNHFPKNDLEREQMKNISYVSVIGSLMYAHICIRPNIAFVVKILRRYQSNLDLDYWRVVKKVLRYLQGTKDYMFMFKRPENLEVIGHYNSDFAGYVDSRKSTLGYIFVLAGGAIS from the coding sequence ATGAAGGATTGTTCACCAAGTGTAGCTCCCATAGTGAAGGATGACAAGTTCAATTTGAACCACTTCCCGAAGAACGACCTTGAGAGGGAACAAATGAAGAACATTTCATATGTTTCTGTTATTGGAAGCTTAATGTATGCTCATATTTGCATTAGACCTAATATTGCATTTGTTGTTAAAATATTAAGAAGATATCAGAGTAACCTAGATCTTGACTATTGGAGAGTTGTAAAGAAAGTTTTAAGATACCTTCAAGGGACAAAAGACTACATGTTTATGTTCAAACGACCAGAAAATTTGGAAGTGATTGGCCACTATAATTCAGACTTTGCTGGCTATGTTGATTCACGCAAATCAACATTAGGATACATTTTTGTGTTGGCTGGTGGAGCTATATCTTAG